In Phlebotomus papatasi isolate M1 chromosome 1, Ppap_2.1, whole genome shotgun sequence, the following proteins share a genomic window:
- the LOC129799647 gene encoding uncharacterized protein LOC129799647: MEVNFKVNGRECKILAGEISPDTSLNTYLRTHLCLTGTKFMCQEGGCGCCNVAIQGVHPVSKEQFTLAINSCLFLVYSCHDLSITTIEGLGNKKTGYHSMQQRLAHFDGSQCGFCSPGFIMNMFSLYIGKYGSVTAEEIEDCFGGNICRCTGYRPILDAFKSFATDGTQDLKDLCGDIEDLSLQKCPKSGKICAGKCRSSLHIKPDDNATWHKVYTLGEVLQILSSVGSQKYRLVAGNTAHGVYRMPYDIEVFIDVSSVTELRDHTIGNTIVLGGNVTITEWMAILLEASDQRSGFSY; this comes from the coding sequence ATGGAAGTGAATTTTAAAGTGAATGGACGTGAATGTAAGATCTTAGCTGGAGAAATATCTCCAGACACATCCCTCAACACTTACCTGAGGACTCATCTGTGTCTCACGGGAACGAAATTCATGTGTCAAGAAGGTGGCTGTGGATGCTGCAATGTAGCGATCCAGGGAGTTCATCCAGTGAGCAAGGAACAGTTCACTTTGGCCATTAATTCGTGCCTCTTCCTCGTGTATTCCTGTCACGATCTCAGCATAACTACCATCGAAGGACTGGGGAATAAGAAGACAGGTTACCATTCAATGCAGCAGCGCTTGGCACATTTTGATGGTAGTCAGTGTGGCTTCTGTTCTCCGGGATTCATCATGAATATGTTTAGCCTTTACATTGGAAAATACGGAAGTGTGACTGCAGAGGAAATTGAAGACTGTTTTGGTGGAAACATTTGCCGATGCACGGGATACCGCCCTATCTTAGATGCTTTCAAGTCCTTTGCGACTGATGGAACGCAGGATCTAAAAGATCTCTGCGGGGACATTGAGGATCTTTCTTTGCAAAAATGTCCCAAAAGTGGAAAGATTTGTGCTGGAAAATGTCGTAGTTCTTTGCATATCAAACCTGATGACAATGCCACTTGGCACAAGGTCTATACTTTGGGTGAAGTTTTGCAGATCCTAAGCAGTGTTGGATCTCAAAAGTATAGATTAGTGGCAGGGAATACTGCCCATGGTGTTTACAGGATGCCCTATGATATTGAAGTTTTTATAGATGTGTCATCAGTGACTGAACTAAGGGATCATACAATTGGGAATACTATAGTCTTGGGCGGAAATGTTACAATCACAGAGTGGATGGCAATTCTTTTGGAAGCTTCTGATCAAAGGTCCGGGTTCAGTTATTGA